In bacterium, a single genomic region encodes these proteins:
- the secA gene encoding preprotein translocase subunit SecA → MFSYILRKVFGTKNDRELKRLWKYVSAINQFWEEYQNLSDSELRAKTDEFRSRLEKGETEDEILHEAFAVVKEAAKRGFSNPEIAEKLFGDPNQRRFGPHFDVQLIGGVVLHDGKIVEMSTGEGKTLVATLSAYLNALSGKGVHIVTVNDFLAKRDAAWMGEVYKFLGLSVGFIQHDMNPQERQIAYGADITYGTNNEFGFDYLRDNMVVRKEDKAQRGLNYAVVDEVDSILIDEARTPLIISGPAEESTDKYYKLEQIFLRLKEGIRNEETKQETGDYVKDEKAHTTYLTEEGEMKVAKLLGLEDLHTLETMEYKHHAEQMLKAHCNFQRDKDYMVKDGQVIIVDEFTGRIMPGRRYSDGLHQALEAKERVKIEQESQTLATVTFQNYFRMYKKLAGMTGTAETEAVEFHKIYNLEVVVIPPNKVLKRTNYPDVIYKTEKEKFKAIIQEIKELYKLGRPVLVGTISIEKSEVLDQMLKKERIPHEVLNAKYHEKEAKIIEKAGQAKAVTIATNMAGRGTDIVLGEGVAERGGLHILGTERHESRRIDNQLRGRAGRQGDPGSSRFYLSFDDDLMRIFGSDRIKGLMERMGMPDGQPIEHRMVTKAIENAQKRVEGRNFDIRKDLLKYDDVMNKQREVIYQQRDMVLEGKKLEDYVSDMINEIVEKRLSIYTPKNIHPEEWDLDGLSAWLRQSTGVSFNRNEVDPAKIEYQDLKNSLVSRIKAAYKAKRSAIILQAEQAIMLHVIDAKWKDLLYAMDTLREGIGYQAYGQKDPLVEYKREGFNMFYEMIESIEEEIIEYFLKVQVGDEAIHMREVFDASSQHLSHEQAKDMRHLSQRQMPQQQEMSTNQPEGEAPREPYKREEKKIGRNESCPCGSGKKYKKCCGANV, encoded by the coding sequence ATGTTCAGCTATATTCTTCGTAAGGTTTTTGGCACAAAGAATGACCGTGAGCTCAAAAGGCTGTGGAAGTATGTAAGCGCTATAAACCAGTTCTGGGAGGAATATCAAAACCTTTCTGATTCCGAGCTGCGTGCTAAAACTGATGAGTTCAGAAGCCGCCTGGAAAAAGGTGAAACTGAGGACGAGATTCTTCATGAAGCATTTGCTGTAGTCAAAGAGGCTGCAAAACGCGGATTTTCCAACCCGGAGATTGCAGAGAAACTTTTTGGAGACCCAAACCAGCGAAGGTTTGGACCGCACTTTGATGTACAGCTTATAGGAGGGGTAGTGCTTCATGATGGAAAGATTGTGGAGATGTCAACAGGAGAAGGGAAAACACTTGTTGCAACACTGTCTGCATATCTCAATGCGCTTTCCGGTAAGGGAGTCCATATAGTAACGGTGAATGACTTTCTGGCAAAAAGAGACGCAGCTTGGATGGGAGAGGTATATAAATTTCTGGGATTGTCTGTAGGTTTCATTCAGCACGATATGAATCCTCAGGAAAGGCAAATTGCCTATGGAGCAGATATTACTTATGGAACAAATAATGAATTCGGATTTGATTATTTAAGAGATAATATGGTTGTAAGAAAAGAGGATAAAGCGCAAAGAGGACTTAATTATGCTGTTGTTGATGAAGTAGACAGCATTTTAATAGATGAGGCTCGAACCCCATTAATTATCTCCGGACCAGCTGAGGAATCTACGGATAAATACTATAAACTGGAACAAATTTTCCTCCGGCTTAAAGAAGGAATACGCAATGAGGAAACCAAGCAGGAAACAGGAGACTATGTAAAGGATGAAAAAGCCCATACTACATATCTTACTGAAGAAGGGGAAATGAAAGTAGCCAAACTACTGGGTTTAGAAGACCTTCACACTCTTGAGACCATGGAATATAAACATCATGCCGAACAAATGCTTAAAGCGCATTGCAATTTCCAGCGGGATAAGGACTATATGGTGAAAGATGGTCAGGTGATTATTGTAGATGAGTTCACTGGCAGAATTATGCCCGGAAGGCGTTATTCGGACGGCTTGCATCAGGCGCTTGAGGCAAAAGAGAGAGTGAAGATAGAACAGGAAAGCCAAACACTTGCAACAGTAACATTCCAAAATTATTTCAGAATGTATAAGAAGCTGGCTGGAATGACTGGGACAGCAGAGACTGAAGCCGTGGAATTCCACAAGATATATAATTTAGAGGTAGTTGTAATACCCCCAAACAAAGTCCTTAAGAGAACTAATTATCCGGATGTGATTTATAAAACAGAGAAGGAAAAATTCAAGGCTATAATACAGGAGATTAAAGAGCTTTATAAGCTTGGAAGACCTGTGCTTGTAGGTACAATATCTATAGAAAAGTCAGAAGTTTTAGATCAGATGCTTAAGAAAGAAAGGATTCCTCATGAGGTTTTAAATGCCAAATACCATGAAAAAGAAGCAAAGATAATAGAGAAAGCAGGTCAGGCGAAAGCTGTAACTATAGCAACAAACATGGCTGGCAGGGGCACAGATATTGTTTTGGGAGAAGGCGTAGCAGAACGAGGAGGGCTGCATATATTAGGCACAGAACGTCATGAATCAAGACGTATAGACAATCAGCTTCGCGGACGGGCAGGCAGACAGGGAGATCCGGGTTCTTCAAGGTTTTACCTGTCTTTTGATGACGACCTTATGCGAATTTTTGGTTCTGACAGAATTAAGGGACTTATGGAAAGAATGGGTATGCCTGACGGGCAGCCGATAGAACATAGAATGGTAACAAAAGCAATAGAAAATGCTCAAAAGAGAGTTGAAGGCCGCAATTTTGATATACGTAAAGACCTGCTCAAGTATGACGATGTAATGAATAAACAAAGAGAGGTAATTTACCAGCAAAGAGATATGGTGCTGGAAGGTAAAAAGTTGGAAGATTATGTATCTGATATGATAAATGAAATTGTAGAGAAAAGACTTTCTATTTATACCCCGAAAAATATTCATCCTGAAGAATGGGATTTAGACGGGCTTTCAGCTTGGCTTAGACAGAGTACAGGCGTCTCTTTTAATAGGAATGAAGTAGATCCTGCTAAGATAGAATATCAGGATCTGAAGAACTCCTTGGTTAGCAGGATTAAGGCGGCTTATAAAGCTAAGAGGAGTGCAATTATACTCCAGGCTGAGCAGGCAATAATGCTGCATGTAATAGATGCAAAGTGGAAAGATCTCCTCTATGCTATGGACACGCTTAGAGAAGGTATAGGTTATCAGGCTTACGGACAGAAGGATCCGCTTGTAGAATATAAGAGGGAAGGATTTAATATGTTCTATGAGATGATTGAGAGCATAGAAGAGGAAATCATTGAGTATTTTTTAAAGGTTCAGGTTGGAGATGAGGCAATTCATATGAGGGAAGTCTTTGATGCTTCGTCTCAACATCTTAGTCACGAACAGGCAAAGGATATGAGACATCTCAGCCAGAGGCAAATGCCTCAGCAGCAGGAGATGTCTACAAATCAACCTGAGGGAGAAGCTCCAAGGGAGCCATACAAGAGAGAAGAGAAAAAGATAGGGCGTAATGAGTCCTGTCCATGTGGAAGCGGAAAGAAATACAAGAAATGCTGTGGGGCAAATGTGTAA
- a CDS encoding MerR family transcriptional regulator yields MEINIPDKIFFSIGEVSRLTKVEPYVLRDWEGEFKQLKPQKDGDGKRNYTKKDIELILQIKKLLWEDLYTRDGAKKQLEAPKDGLKRPPDHELINIIKDVKKELTDIRAILNR; encoded by the coding sequence ATGGAAATTAATATACCTGATAAAATCTTTTTCTCAATAGGCGAGGTAAGCAGACTCACGAAAGTGGAGCCATATGTGCTGCGTGACTGGGAAGGAGAATTTAAGCAGTTAAAACCTCAAAAGGACGGCGATGGTAAAAGGAATTATACTAAAAAAGATATAGAGCTTATACTGCAAATAAAAAAACTTCTGTGGGAAGATTTATATACAAGAGATGGCGCAAAGAAACAACTTGAAGCGCCAAAGGACGGCTTAAAGAGACCGCCTGACCATGAACTAATCAATATAATAAAAGATGTTAAGAAAGAGCTTACTGATATACGGGCTATTTTGAATAGATAA